The window ATGTCGTACGGCTGGGCCACGTCCCCACACTCGACGAGCCGGACCTCCGCCGCGTGCTCCTTGAGGTAACCGCGCGCCCCCTGATCCCCGGTGGCGGCCCGGGCGATGCCCGCCCAGTGCCCGGCGCCGAACAGCACGGGATGCCCGCGTACGCCCTCATAGGCGGCGGAGACCAGCGACGACTCCCCGTCGTAGGCGGCGAGTACCCGGGCCACCGCCTCGATGCCGATCCCGGGCTGATCGACGAGCGAGACCAGCGCGGCGCGTGCGCCCGTTCCGGTGAGGGAGTCCAGCCCCGCCCGCAGCGAGGTCCCCATCCCCCGCTCCCAGTCGGGGTTGTCCACCAGTACACAGTCACCGAGCTCCGCGCGCTCCCGTACGACGGCGGCGCCGGCCCCGAGCACCACATGGACGCGGGTACAGCCGGCCGCGCGCAATACCCCGACCGCGTGTTCGACGAGCGGGCGTCCGCGGTGTTCGAGCAGGGCCTTGGGTCGCCCGCCGAGCCGGCGCCCCCCGCCCGCGGCGAGGACAAGACCGGCGACCTGCTGTTCCTTTTGCGTCATGCGTCCTGCATACCTGACGCCACGACGGCAGCGCGGTTTCCCGGGGCTGAATTTCGGTCCGCGCGGTGGCGCACGTCGCAGTGGTGGCGTTTACTGACCCGCGTCCCCACGGCGCCCGACCAACGCCATGGGGGTGCTCGGTGGGATCTCACTACGTGGACGTGCGACGCGCACAACGGCGTGCGCGGGGGGAGAGCTGTGTTGCGGAGCTTGGGGCAGAGGCCGGTGACCGGCAGCGACGAGGATCCGAGAGTGGCGGAACTGCGGACCGCGGTGTCCCGGCTGCGCCGCGAACTCGCCGCGCTCCCGGCCGAGTTCCCGGACCGGGGGATCGCGGAGGACGAACTCGCGGCGCTGGCCGCGATGACGATCAGCGGGGCGCCCGAAATCCCCCGGTTACAGCGGTCGTTGCTGCTGATCGCCGGTGCGATCGGCTCGGTGAGCGCACTGTCCCGGGGGCTGACGGACGTACGGAACGCGGTGGATCTGTTCGGGGAGCAGAGGCGCTAGTTACGCCGGGTTCTGGGTGGCCAGCGCCTCGGAGAGCTCCTGGGCGATCTGCTGGAGCACCGGCACGATCCGCTCGGTGGCGGCCTCGGTCACGCGGCCTGCCGGACCGGAGATGGAGATCGCGGCGGCGGTGGGGGAGTCGGGTACGGACACCGCGAGGCAACGGACCCCGATCTCCTGCTCGTTGTCGTCGACCGCGTACCCGGTGCGGCGTACGTCGTCCAGCGCCGCGAGGAAGCCGTCCGCGGTGGTGATCGTCTTCTCGGTGGCGGCCGGCATGCCGGTGCGGGAGAGCAGTGCGCGCACCTCGGCGTCCGGGGTGTTCGCGAGCAGGGCCTTGCCGACGCCCGTGGAGTGCGGCAGGACGCGCCGGCCCACCTCGGTGAACATCCGCATGGAGTGCTTGGACGGCACCTGGGCGACGTAGACGATCTCGTCCCCGTCGAGCAGCGCCATGTTGGCCGTCTCGCCGGTCTCCTCGACCAGACGGGCGAGATAGGGGCGCGCCCAGGTGCCGAGCAGCCGGGAGGCGGACTCGCCGAGACGGATCAGACGCGGGCCGAGGGCGTAGCGCCGGTTGGACTGCTGACGGACGTAACCGCAGGCCACGAGGGTGCGCATCAGGCGGTGGATGGTGGGCAGCGGCAGCCCGCTGCTGGCGGACAGCTCGCTCAGGCCCACCTCGCCGCCGGCATCCGCCATCCGCTCCAGCAGGTCGAAGGCGCGCTCGAGTGACTGGACGCCACCGCTGGCGGACTTGGCGGAGTCGGTGGTGCTGGCGCTGGACGTCGGCACGGCGCGTTCCTTTCGGGGCTGGCGGGAAGGGCAGAAGCCTACCCGGCAGTCGGTTGACTCCCCGCTTGTGCGTAGCTACGTTCTGCTTGCTGGAATTCTAATTCCGCTTTGTGGAAACGTCCAGAGTAGATGCGCGAGGGATGCTGGGAAGCAGTGTGCCCTTGACGGCGCGGGAGCGGGAGTGAAGACTCCTTCAACAGAACGTTGAATTCCGTAACGTGGAAGTTAACCGCGTTTCCTGGAAGTAAGACGGCGGCAGAAGAGAGGGGTCCCGGGTGTTCGACGTAGAACTGGTGCTGCGCTCGACGCGCGTCATCACCCCGGAGGGGACGCGGGCCGCTTCGGTCGCGGTCTCCGCCGGGAAGATCACGGCCGTTTTGCCTTACGACACTTCCGTCGAGGGCGCGCGTGTGGAGGACCTCGGCGACGACGTCCTGCTGCCCGGCCTGGTCGACACCCATGTGCACGTCAACGACCCGGGCCGCACCGAGTGGGAGGGCTTCTGGACCGCGACGCGCGCGGCGGCGGCCGGCGGTATCACCACCCTCGTCGACATGCCGCTCAACTCCCTCCCGCCGACGACGACGGTCGAGAACCTGCGCGTGAAGCAGCGGGTCGCCGCCGACAAGGCACACATCGACGTCGGCTTCTGGGGCGGCGCGCTGCCGGACAACGTCAAGGACCTGCGCCCGCTGCACGAGGCCGGGGTGTTCGGCTTCAAGGCGTTCCTGTCCCCGTCGGGCGTGGACGAGTTCCCGCACCTGGACCAGGAGCAACTCGCCCAGTCCCTGGCCGAGATCGCGTCCTTCGGCGGCCTGCTGATCGTGCACGCGGAGGACCCGCACCACTTGGAGGCGGCGCCGCAGCAGGGCGGTCCGAAGTACGCGGACTTCCTGGCCTCGCGCCCGCGTGACGCCGAGGACACGGCGATCGCCCAGCTGATCGCGCAGGCGAGGCGACTGGACGCGCGGGTGCACGTCCTGCACCTGTCCTCCTCCGACGCACTCCCGCTGATCGCCGCGGCGAAGGCGGAGGGCGTACGCGTGACGGTGGAGACCTGCCCGCACTACCTGACCCTCACCGCCGAGGAAGTCCCGGACGGGGCCAGCGAGTTCAAGTGCTGCCCGCCGATCCGTGAGTCCGCCAACCAGGATCTGCTGTGGCAGGCGCTGGCGGACGGCACGATCGACTGCGTGGTGACGGACCACTCGCCCTCCACGGCCGACCTCAAGACGGACGACTTCGCCACGGCCTGGGGCGGTATCTCCGGCCTGCAGCTGAGCCTGGCGGCGGTGTGGACGGAGGCGCGCAAGCGGGGGCACGGCCTCGAGGACGTGGTGCGCTGGATGTCTTCGCGTACGGCCGAACTGGTGGGGCTCTCCGCGCACAAGGGCGCTATCGAGGCCGGCCGCGACGCCGACTTCGCCGTCCTCGCCCCCGACGAGACGTTCACCGTCGACCCGGCCGACCTCCAGCACCGCAACCGGGTGACCGCGTATGCGGGCAAGACCCTGTACGGCGTAGTGAAGTCGACGTGGCTGCGCGGCGAACGCGTAGTGGCGGACGGCGAGTTCACGGAACCGAAGGGTCAACTGCTCGCCCGCCCCCAGTGACCATCTCCCCCCGCCCCGACTCCGAAAGGCACATGCAGTGACGGCGATTGTGAGTTTCACCGGCGACGCGAACCCGTACGGGGGCGGTGACCCCTACGCGGACTACCGCACCGCCGACTTCCCCTTCACCCAGTACGCCAACCTCGCCGACCGGCAGCTCGGGGCCGGTGTCATCGCCGCCAACGACGAGTTCTTCGCGCAGCGGGAGAACCTGCTGGTGCCCGAGCGGGCGGAGTTCGACCCCGAGCACTTCGGGCACAAGGGCAAGATCATGGACGGCTGGGAGACGCGGCGCCGGCGGGGGGCGTCGGCGGGGCATCCGTGGCCGACGGCGGAGGACCACGACTGGGCGCTGGTGCGTCTCGGGGCGCCGGGTGTGATCCGCGGGATCGTGGTGGACACGGCGCACTTCCGGGGGAACTACCCGCAGGCGGTGTCGATCGAGGGCACGTCGGTGGCGGGGTCTCCGTCCCCCGAGGAGCTGCTGGGCGATGACGTGAAGTGGACGACGCTGGTGCCTCGTACGCCGGTCGGCGGCCACGCGGCGAACGGCTTCGCGGTCTCGGTCGAGCAGCGCTTCACGCATCTGCGGGTCAACCAGCATCCCGACGGCGGTATCGCGCGTCTGCGGGTGTACGGGGAGGTCGTGCCGGATCCGGCCTGGCTGTCGGTGCTGGGCACCTTCGACGTGGTCGCGCTGGAGAACGGCGGCCAGGTGGAGGACGCGTCCAACCTCTTCTACTCCCCGGCCACGAACACGATTCAGCCGGGTCGTTCGCGGAAGATGGACGACGGGTGGGAGACGCGGCGGCGGCGGGATCAGGGCAATGACTGGATTCGGTACCGGCTGGTGTCCCAGGCCCACATCCGGGCGATCGAGATCGACACGGCGTATCTGAAGGGGAACAGCGCGGGGTGGGCGTCGGTGTCGGTTCGGGACGGGGAGTCCGGGGACTGGCGCGAGATCCTTCCGCGTACCCGGCTTCAGCCCGACACGAATCACCGGTTCGTCCTGCCGACTCCGGCGGTGGGTACCCACGCGCGGGTCGACATCTATCCGGACGGTGGAATCTCGCGGCTGCGGCTGTTCGGCTCTCTGACGGAGGAAGGGGCGTCGGGGGTGGCGGGGCGGCATCAGGAATTGGGGGGCTGAGCGCGGTGGGTGTGCGGCGGGGATTTTCTCGCCCCCGCCGCCCCTACGGGGCTGTTACGAGCCCGACATCGCGTCCCCGAACATCGGGTCGTTCCCCGACTTCCCGATACCCACGGACGACGCGCCGAAGTTCACCGCGCCGGTGGTCTTGATGCCTGTGGTGGAGCCGCGCAGGACCCAGACGGCGCCGTCGTCGCTGTTCTCGCCGGCCGCGGCCGCCGACAGATCGGCGCGGCCGTCCTTGTTGTGGTCGGCGACGTGGACGGCGCCGCCGAACAGATCCGAGGACTCGTTGGCGCCCGGGACACCCGAGGTGCCCTGGTTGAAGGACTGGGCGCCGGTCCCCGTCAGGCCGGAGGCGCCACCGCGCAGCACCCAGACGTTCCCCGTATGGCTCGCGGAGCCGATGCTCTCGAAGACCGCGCCGACGGCGAGGTCCGCGTAACCGTCGCCATTGACGTCGCCCGCGGCGAGTGTGGCACCGAACAAGTCGTCGGACTCGTCGGCTCCCGGCACACCCGCGGTGTCCTGGCTGAAGACGGCACTGCGCGTGGTGTCGACACCCGCCGTAGCGCCGTAGAACACGGTGGCGTAGCCGCCCTTCGCCGTCGGGTCCGTGATCGAGGTGGAGTCGGTGCCGACGACCAGGTCGTCATGCCCGTCGCGGTCGAAGTCGGCCACGGTGAGGGCGTCCGCGTACCCCGTGCCCGCCTCGGTCTGCAGCGTGAGCCCGGTCGTGGCGCCCAGGTAGACGAAGTTGCCCGCGGAGGACGCCACCACCACGTCGTCCGTCTTGTTGTTGTCGAAGTCCCCGGCGGCCAGCTGGACGGCGCCCCTGGGGTACGCGCCGGACTCGATCTGCGCGTCGAAGCGCAGCTTCCCGGCCGCGCCGGCGGACTTGGTGAAGCCGCCCTTGAAGATCCACACGTCCTTGCCGGTGGAACCGACCGCTAGGTCAGCCTTCCCGTCACCGGTGAAGTCACCGACCGCCAGGGACTGGCCGAACCGGTCGTGCCCCGACGCGTTGGGGTCGCTGATCGCCGTGCCGCCCGACAGGCCTGACGAGCTGCCCCACAGGATCGTGACCGAACCGCCGTCGACATCGCTGCCGACGTCCTCCAGCGGTGCGCCCACGACGAGATCGCCGTAGCCGTCCCTGTTGAGGTCACCGTGCGCGAGTTCGGTGCCGAAGCGGTCGGAGGTCTCCGAGGTGCCCGGCACGCCGGCGGAACTCTGCGAGGTGGTCTTGTGGCGCGCGGCGCTGATCCCGCTCGAGGAGCCGTAGTTGACGACCACGGCGCCCGCCTTCGCCTTCCCACCCGCGACAGCACCCGGGGCGCCGGTCGCCAGATCGCGGTAGCCGTCACCGTTGAAGTCGTCGGCGAGGCCCGACGCGGCGGCACTCGCGCCGCCGGGCAGGGTGATGAGCAGGCCACCGGCCAGGGCGGCCGCGACGACGGTGGCGCCCAGGACTACGGGACGCCGGGAACGCTTGTGGTGGGGGCGGGACATGGATTCCTCTCCAGGACATACGTACGAGTTCAGAGATGACCTCTGGGGAGCCTGCAGGGTTGTACGGGGAAGGAGAGGTTTTTGGTGCGGAGCCGGCCGGCTGTCTCCTGGTGGACATCTGGGAGGTGGGTAGGGGCGGCGGGGCGAAAACCCCGCCGCCCCTTCGGTCACGCCGCATGCCCCCCATCCACCGCGTACTCCGACCCCGTCACATACGCCGCCCCCGCCAGATGCACCACCGTCTCGGCCACCTCCCCCACCGTCCCGAACCGCCCCAGCGCCGTCATCGACGCCTGCCCGGCCGCATAAGGCCCATCGGCCGGATTCATGTCCGTGTCGATCGGCCCGGGGTGCACGATGTTCGCCGTGATCCCGCGACCCCCCAGCTCCCGCGCCAACGCCTTCGTCAGCCCCACCAGCGCGGACTTGCTCATCGCATAGAGCGTGCCGCCGGGACCGGGCACCCGCTGCGTCATACACGTGCCGATCGTGATGATCCGCCC of the Streptomyces sp. NBC_00287 genome contains:
- a CDS encoding nucleotidyltransferase family protein — its product is MTQKEQQVAGLVLAAGGGRRLGGRPKALLEHRGRPLVEHAVGVLRAAGCTRVHVVLGAGAAVVRERAELGDCVLVDNPDWERGMGTSLRAGLDSLTGTGARAALVSLVDQPGIGIEAVARVLAAYDGESSLVSAAYEGVRGHPVLFGAGHWAGIARAATGDQGARGYLKEHAAEVRLVECGDVAQPYDIDTEADLSHLE
- a CDS encoding DUF5955 family protein, coding for MTGSDEDPRVAELRTAVSRLRRELAALPAEFPDRGIAEDELAALAAMTISGAPEIPRLQRSLLLIAGAIGSVSALSRGLTDVRNAVDLFGEQRR
- a CDS encoding IclR family transcriptional regulator, producing MPTSSASTTDSAKSASGGVQSLERAFDLLERMADAGGEVGLSELSASSGLPLPTIHRLMRTLVACGYVRQQSNRRYALGPRLIRLGESASRLLGTWARPYLARLVEETGETANMALLDGDEIVYVAQVPSKHSMRMFTEVGRRVLPHSTGVGKALLANTPDAEVRALLSRTGMPAATEKTITTADGFLAALDDVRRTGYAVDDNEQEIGVRCLAVSVPDSPTAAAISISGPAGRVTEAATERIVPVLQQIAQELSEALATQNPA
- the allB gene encoding allantoinase AllB; its protein translation is MFDVELVLRSTRVITPEGTRAASVAVSAGKITAVLPYDTSVEGARVEDLGDDVLLPGLVDTHVHVNDPGRTEWEGFWTATRAAAAGGITTLVDMPLNSLPPTTTVENLRVKQRVAADKAHIDVGFWGGALPDNVKDLRPLHEAGVFGFKAFLSPSGVDEFPHLDQEQLAQSLAEIASFGGLLIVHAEDPHHLEAAPQQGGPKYADFLASRPRDAEDTAIAQLIAQARRLDARVHVLHLSSSDALPLIAAAKAEGVRVTVETCPHYLTLTAEEVPDGASEFKCCPPIRESANQDLLWQALADGTIDCVVTDHSPSTADLKTDDFATAWGGISGLQLSLAAVWTEARKRGHGLEDVVRWMSSRTAELVGLSAHKGAIEAGRDADFAVLAPDETFTVDPADLQHRNRVTAYAGKTLYGVVKSTWLRGERVVADGEFTEPKGQLLARPQ
- the alc gene encoding allantoicase, translated to MTAIVSFTGDANPYGGGDPYADYRTADFPFTQYANLADRQLGAGVIAANDEFFAQRENLLVPERAEFDPEHFGHKGKIMDGWETRRRRGASAGHPWPTAEDHDWALVRLGAPGVIRGIVVDTAHFRGNYPQAVSIEGTSVAGSPSPEELLGDDVKWTTLVPRTPVGGHAANGFAVSVEQRFTHLRVNQHPDGGIARLRVYGEVVPDPAWLSVLGTFDVVALENGGQVEDASNLFYSPATNTIQPGRSRKMDDGWETRRRRDQGNDWIRYRLVSQAHIRAIEIDTAYLKGNSAGWASVSVRDGESGDWREILPRTRLQPDTNHRFVLPTPAVGTHARVDIYPDGGISRLRLFGSLTEEGASGVAGRHQELGG
- a CDS encoding FG-GAP-like repeat-containing protein, yielding MSRPHHKRSRRPVVLGATVVAAALAGGLLITLPGGASAAASGLADDFNGDGYRDLATGAPGAVAGGKAKAGAVVVNYGSSSGISAARHKTTSQSSAGVPGTSETSDRFGTELAHGDLNRDGYGDLVVGAPLEDVGSDVDGGSVTILWGSSSGLSGGTAISDPNASGHDRFGQSLAVGDFTGDGKADLAVGSTGKDVWIFKGGFTKSAGAAGKLRFDAQIESGAYPRGAVQLAAGDFDNNKTDDVVVASSAGNFVYLGATTGLTLQTEAGTGYADALTVADFDRDGHDDLVVGTDSTSITDPTAKGGYATVFYGATAGVDTTRSAVFSQDTAGVPGADESDDLFGATLAAGDVNGDGYADLAVGAVFESIGSASHTGNVWVLRGGASGLTGTGAQSFNQGTSGVPGANESSDLFGGAVHVADHNKDGRADLSAAAAGENSDDGAVWVLRGSTTGIKTTGAVNFGASSVGIGKSGNDPMFGDAMSGS